Proteins encoded in a region of the Halioglobus maricola genome:
- the pth gene encoding aminoacyl-tRNA hydrolase: MTAIKLIAGLGNPGSEYQGTRHNAGADFVEELARQCGTTLLPESKFSGLAGRVTYAGHDLRLLIPTTFMNRSGKAVAAMASFFKIAPDEILIAHDELDIPAGTARFKQGGGHGGHNGLRDIVPALGNNKNFHRLRIGIDHPGHASKVSGYVLSRPSQVDRERIDVCIDEALRALPLLLDGDATKAMTRLHSFSAA, translated from the coding sequence TTGACAGCCATCAAGCTGATCGCCGGACTGGGTAACCCTGGTAGCGAATACCAGGGCACCCGTCACAACGCGGGCGCCGATTTCGTGGAGGAGCTCGCGCGCCAGTGCGGCACCACGCTCTTACCGGAATCAAAGTTCTCCGGTCTGGCCGGCAGGGTAACCTACGCCGGCCACGACCTTCGCTTACTTATCCCCACAACGTTTATGAATCGCTCCGGTAAAGCCGTTGCAGCGATGGCCAGTTTTTTCAAGATTGCTCCGGACGAAATTCTGATTGCTCACGATGAGCTGGATATCCCCGCCGGCACGGCCAGATTCAAACAAGGTGGAGGGCACGGCGGCCACAACGGTCTCCGCGATATTGTGCCCGCACTGGGTAACAACAAGAATTTTCATCGCCTGCGTATTGGCATAGACCACCCCGGACACGCCTCGAAGGTGTCAGGTTACGTGCTGAGCCGCCCCTCACAAGTGGACCGCGAGCGGATTGACGTCTGTATAGATGAGGCCCTGAGGGCCCTGCCCCTGCTGCTGGATGGCGATGCCACCAAAGCGATGACACGACTACACAGTTTTAGCGCAGCCTAG
- a CDS encoding 50S ribosomal protein L25/general stress protein Ctc translates to MSDQFEVQAELREDMGKGASRRLRRLADKLPAIIYGGGKEPQSLTIVRKDLEKSLENEAFYSHVLQVNVGGDVQKAILKDLQRHPAKNLVMHADFLRVDDKVAIKVHVPIHFLNEESCVGVKMEGGMIQHQATDIEVSCLPGDIPEFIEVDMIEVVTGQIVHLSEVALPEGVTSVALALGEDHDLAIASVIAPKGNVDEDAPAAAEEEADAEEGESEE, encoded by the coding sequence ATGTCTGACCAATTTGAAGTACAAGCCGAACTGCGTGAAGACATGGGGAAAGGTGCGAGCCGCCGCCTGCGTCGTCTCGCCGACAAGCTCCCAGCCATCATCTACGGTGGTGGTAAAGAGCCGCAGTCCCTGACCATCGTTCGCAAAGACCTGGAAAAGTCTCTGGAGAACGAAGCTTTTTACTCTCATGTCCTGCAAGTTAACGTAGGCGGCGATGTACAGAAAGCGATCCTCAAGGACCTTCAGCGTCACCCCGCAAAAAACCTCGTTATGCACGCCGACTTCCTGCGCGTTGACGACAAAGTAGCGATCAAGGTACACGTACCCATCCACTTCCTGAACGAAGAATCCTGTGTGGGCGTCAAGATGGAAGGCGGCATGATCCAGCACCAGGCCACCGATATCGAAGTGTCCTGTCTGCCAGGCGACATCCCCGAGTTCATCGAAGTCGATATGATTGAAGTCGTAACCGGCCAGATCGTTCACTTGTCTGAAGTCGCTCTGCCTGAAGGCGTGACATCAGTTGCTCTTGCTCTGGGCGAAGACCACGACCTGGCGATCGCCTCCGTCATCGCGCCGAAAGGCAACGTGGACGAAGACGCGCCTGCAGCTGCTGAAGAAGAAGCAGATGCTGAAGAAGGAGAAAGCGAGGAGTAA
- the lolB gene encoding lipoprotein insertase outer membrane protein LolB, whose amino-acid sequence MNTFLRISLLGQLLLLAACAGMAPAPPADWQSHRAQLQALDHFSASGKIALRTAEQAESANLLWQQMGKATHLRLQGPMGIAATTVDSDGDVIEVRRGDDYQRWTADTAPQSASWDLPLASLPYWLRGIPDPATAPEELRFTAESELPMSFSQQGWSIQYSSFGEFDGYTLPTRLEVSRADTWARIILRRWQNLAAND is encoded by the coding sequence GTGAACACTTTTCTGCGAATAAGCCTGCTGGGGCAACTCCTCCTGCTTGCCGCTTGTGCCGGCATGGCGCCCGCCCCACCGGCTGACTGGCAGTCACATCGGGCCCAACTACAGGCCCTCGATCATTTCAGCGCGAGTGGCAAAATCGCCTTGCGTACGGCAGAGCAGGCAGAGTCGGCGAATCTCCTCTGGCAACAAATGGGCAAGGCGACACACCTGCGCCTGCAAGGGCCAATGGGCATAGCCGCGACCACTGTAGACAGTGACGGCGACGTCATAGAAGTGCGCCGCGGCGACGACTATCAACGCTGGACAGCTGATACCGCGCCGCAGAGCGCCTCATGGGATCTACCATTGGCATCCCTGCCCTACTGGCTGCGAGGCATTCCTGACCCCGCAACAGCTCCCGAGGAATTGAGATTCACTGCGGAAAGCGAGCTGCCCATGAGTTTTTCGCAGCAGGGCTGGAGCATCCAGTACAGCAGCTTCGGCGAGTTCGATGGCTACACCCTGCCGACCCGGCTGGAAGTATCACGCGCCGACACCTGGGCCCGAATCATCCTGCGCCGCTGGCAGAACCTCGCCGCCAATGACTGA
- the ispE gene encoding 4-(cytidine 5'-diphospho)-2-C-methyl-D-erythritol kinase → MTDSLSLLAPAKLNLFLHITGRRPDGYHNLQTLFQILDWGDTLTFTPNHSGEITLSGSTFDIAPENNLIHRSAALLQEGDLGVDVHVSKRIPQGGGLGGGSSNAATTLLALNQLWAREQSIEQLQQLGASLGADVPVFVAGHTAWAEGVGDILEAVQLPQSWYVVVAPDCHVSTAEIFSHQQLTRDTSPITIAAFFEGHSRNDCQDLVRNLYPEVDNALKILEKIGSARLTGTGACVFARFAEEAEAREALGRLPTGLNAFMATGVNRSPTFEGLVNN, encoded by the coding sequence ATGACTGATTCGCTCTCCCTGCTCGCGCCTGCCAAGCTGAACCTGTTTCTGCATATCACAGGACGACGCCCCGACGGTTATCACAATCTGCAGACGCTCTTTCAAATTCTCGACTGGGGCGACACTCTCACCTTCACACCCAACCACAGCGGCGAGATCACGCTCTCGGGCTCAACATTCGACATCGCCCCGGAAAACAACCTGATCCACCGCTCAGCTGCGCTGCTGCAAGAGGGCGACCTGGGAGTGGATGTACACGTGAGCAAACGCATCCCGCAAGGTGGAGGTCTGGGCGGTGGCAGTTCCAACGCCGCGACCACCCTGTTAGCCCTCAACCAACTATGGGCAAGAGAGCAGAGCATTGAACAACTGCAGCAATTGGGTGCAAGTCTTGGTGCCGATGTCCCGGTATTCGTGGCGGGCCACACCGCCTGGGCAGAGGGCGTCGGCGACATTCTCGAAGCCGTGCAACTCCCCCAAAGCTGGTACGTGGTAGTCGCCCCAGATTGCCACGTTTCCACTGCTGAAATATTTTCACACCAGCAATTGACACGGGACACCTCTCCCATCACAATAGCCGCCTTTTTCGAGGGGCACTCCCGCAACGACTGTCAGGATCTTGTTAGAAATCTCTACCCGGAGGTTGATAACGCATTGAAAATTCTGGAGAAAATTGGGAGCGCCAGATTGACCGGAACAGGAGCGTGCGTATTCGCACGCTTCGCCGAAGAAGCCGAGGCCAGAGAGGCCCTGGGCCGACTACCGACGGGACTGAATGCCTTCATGGCAACAGGCGTCAACAGGTCGCCCACATTTGAAGGCCTGGTCAACAACTAG
- a CDS encoding ribose-phosphate pyrophosphokinase, with protein MVFTGNANPELAQKIASRLYLNLGNADVGKFSDGEIAVELNENVRGKDVFVVQSTCNPTNDNLMELLVMIDALRRASADSITAVVPYFGYARQDRRVRSARVPITAKVVADMMVSVGVDRVLTMDLHAEQIQGFFECPVDNVYGSPILIDDIVAQKYDNQIVVSPDIGGVVRARAVAKQLDEADLAIIDKRRPKANEAQVMNLIGDVEGRTCLLVDDMVDTAGTLCQAANALKERGATGVYAYCTHGVLSGKALNNIRNSQLDQLVVTDTIPLSDEARGIEKIRVLTTSDLLAESMRRVANGESISALFT; from the coding sequence ATGGTTTTCACGGGTAACGCCAACCCGGAACTCGCCCAGAAAATTGCCAGCCGCCTGTACCTGAACCTGGGGAACGCAGATGTCGGCAAGTTTTCCGACGGTGAGATCGCAGTTGAACTGAATGAGAACGTCCGCGGCAAGGACGTTTTCGTGGTGCAGTCCACCTGCAACCCCACCAACGACAACCTGATGGAGTTGTTGGTGATGATCGACGCACTGCGCCGGGCGTCTGCCGACAGTATCACCGCGGTCGTGCCGTATTTCGGGTACGCAAGACAAGATCGTCGGGTACGCTCAGCGAGGGTACCGATCACTGCCAAAGTGGTAGCAGACATGATGGTAAGCGTGGGTGTAGATCGCGTGCTGACCATGGACTTGCACGCCGAACAGATCCAGGGCTTTTTCGAATGCCCGGTAGACAACGTCTACGGCTCGCCGATCCTGATCGACGATATCGTAGCGCAGAAGTACGACAACCAGATCGTGGTATCACCCGACATCGGTGGTGTTGTCAGGGCCCGCGCCGTTGCCAAGCAACTGGATGAAGCGGACCTGGCTATCATCGACAAGCGTCGCCCCAAGGCCAATGAGGCACAGGTAATGAACCTGATAGGCGACGTCGAAGGCCGCACCTGCCTGCTGGTAGATGACATGGTCGATACTGCAGGCACGCTATGCCAGGCGGCCAACGCGCTGAAAGAGCGCGGAGCAACAGGTGTCTATGCCTACTGTACCCACGGGGTACTGTCAGGCAAGGCACTGAACAATATTCGGAACTCCCAGCTCGACCAGCTGGTAGTCACCGATACGATTCCCCTCTCTGATGAGGCTCGCGGTATCGAGAAGATCCGTGTACTGACCACTTCCGACCTGCTGGCAGAGTCCATGCGGCGAGTGGCCAATGGGGAATCTATCAGCGCGCTGTTCACTTAA
- the ychF gene encoding redox-regulated ATPase YchF produces MGFKCGIVGLPNVGKSTLFNALTRAGIDAENFPFCTIEPNAGVVPIPDPRQDNISAIVKPEKEIATTMEFVDIAGLVAGASKGEGLGNQFLANIRETDAIAHVVRCFEDENVIHVANQIDPAADIEVINTELALADLESCDKQLLKVTRTAKGGDKESIAMKALLENKLLPQLNEAKPVRALELDENEQALVDQLFLLTVKPTMYIANVDEDGFEDNPHLDVVRAIAAEEKAVVVVICNKLESEIVELDDDERAEFLADLGMEEPGLNRVIRAGYELLNLHTYFTAGVREVRAWTVRVGASAPEAAGVIHTDFQKGFIRAEIVSYADFIEHGGEQGAKDAGRWRLEGKDYVVQDGDIIHFRFNV; encoded by the coding sequence ATGGGTTTCAAATGCGGCATTGTCGGCCTTCCTAACGTAGGCAAATCTACACTGTTCAACGCCCTCACACGCGCGGGTATCGACGCCGAGAACTTCCCGTTCTGTACGATTGAACCCAATGCTGGCGTGGTTCCCATTCCAGATCCACGACAGGACAATATCTCGGCTATCGTGAAACCCGAGAAAGAAATCGCCACTACTATGGAGTTCGTGGACATCGCCGGCCTCGTCGCGGGAGCGTCCAAAGGCGAAGGCCTGGGCAATCAATTCCTCGCCAATATCCGCGAAACTGACGCAATCGCCCACGTGGTGCGCTGCTTCGAAGATGAAAACGTGATCCACGTGGCCAACCAGATTGACCCCGCCGCCGACATTGAAGTCATCAACACAGAGCTGGCCCTGGCTGACCTGGAAAGCTGCGACAAGCAGCTACTGAAAGTCACCCGCACAGCCAAGGGAGGCGACAAGGAATCCATCGCCATGAAGGCGCTACTGGAAAACAAACTGTTGCCGCAGCTGAACGAGGCAAAACCCGTTCGCGCGCTTGAACTCGACGAGAACGAGCAGGCCCTGGTCGACCAGCTGTTCCTGCTCACCGTGAAGCCGACCATGTACATCGCCAACGTCGACGAGGACGGCTTCGAAGACAACCCTCATCTGGACGTGGTACGCGCCATCGCCGCAGAAGAGAAAGCTGTTGTAGTCGTTATCTGCAACAAGCTGGAGTCGGAAATCGTCGAACTCGACGACGATGAGCGCGCCGAATTCCTCGCCGACCTGGGTATGGAAGAGCCGGGCCTCAACCGGGTGATCCGCGCGGGCTACGAACTCCTCAACCTGCACACCTACTTCACCGCCGGCGTAAGAGAAGTTCGCGCCTGGACGGTTCGGGTTGGCGCATCAGCGCCGGAAGCTGCGGGCGTCATTCACACTGATTTCCAGAAAGGCTTCATTCGAGCTGAGATTGTTTCCTACGCCGACTTCATCGAGCACGGTGGAGAGCAAGGCGCCAAAGACGCGGGACGCTGGCGCCTGGAAGGCAAAGACTACGTCGTCCAGGACGGCGACATTATCCACTTCCGATTTAACGTCTAG
- a CDS encoding tetratricopeptide repeat protein, which yields MYRTLATVCCLALLTACASTSHDEEIAAPAIAVDTPGSAPPEPTPLPERPIPESSVYPLILAEFAMRRGDYNTALDAYLEQARVLNDAGVASHATHLAQYLRRPAQSLEAVQIWLELEPDNVEANNTAATLLAGQQRPLEALPHMAVVARSDVQANFPLLLQGFNQIPPPQQAQLVAGLNELVQEFPLDPALLMTQALIHAEFQQFPESQAKLDTLFTVDPLQHQALLLEARIRLNQQEKKPFRHIEAVLQDNPEDTRLRLEYAKLLTNTDMAAARQQFEILSAQSPEDADLLLSLALINRENGDDLVARAYLNQMLALDARSDEAHYYLGRIAEDRDEQSDAVRHYQQVSDGRQYLAANQRLGQILIESGQFSQVMDWFNGQRTAVPDRSEQLYNIEADLLSSAGYLGASREVLNRGIAAFPDSTALRYARSMVGEQQNDLVQMEADLRAILAHDPNNATALNALGYTLTNRTNRHDEALTLISRALELDPEEPAILDSMGWVLFRKGRVEESLSYLTRAYAAFPDPEVAAHLGEVLWANGDKESATRVWQGALLKDPNHPVLLATLERLGVSTTLRTLPGTEVAPQQ from the coding sequence CTACCGGAACGCCCAATCCCGGAAAGCAGTGTCTACCCGCTAATACTGGCAGAATTCGCCATGCGGCGTGGCGATTACAACACGGCTCTTGATGCCTACCTGGAGCAGGCTCGCGTGCTGAACGACGCCGGCGTAGCGAGTCACGCCACCCATCTGGCGCAGTACCTGCGCAGGCCCGCACAGTCCTTGGAAGCAGTGCAAATCTGGCTTGAGCTCGAGCCAGACAACGTTGAGGCAAACAATACTGCCGCCACCCTGCTCGCGGGGCAACAGCGCCCCCTGGAAGCCCTACCTCACATGGCAGTGGTCGCGCGCAGCGATGTCCAGGCCAATTTTCCGCTGTTACTGCAGGGCTTTAACCAAATACCTCCGCCCCAGCAGGCGCAGCTCGTCGCAGGGCTGAACGAACTGGTGCAGGAATTTCCGCTGGACCCCGCTCTGCTCATGACGCAGGCCCTGATTCACGCCGAGTTCCAGCAGTTCCCGGAGTCCCAGGCCAAACTCGATACACTGTTCACGGTTGATCCCCTGCAGCACCAGGCGCTATTGCTCGAGGCAAGAATTCGTCTCAATCAGCAAGAGAAAAAACCTTTCCGACACATCGAAGCAGTGTTGCAAGACAACCCGGAAGACACGCGCCTGCGGCTGGAGTACGCCAAGCTACTGACCAACACCGATATGGCAGCTGCGCGCCAGCAGTTCGAGATTCTGTCGGCACAATCGCCGGAAGATGCTGACCTGTTGCTGTCGCTTGCACTCATCAACCGCGAAAACGGTGACGACCTGGTGGCCCGCGCCTACCTGAATCAGATGCTCGCACTGGATGCTCGCAGTGACGAGGCCCACTACTACCTCGGCCGCATAGCAGAAGATCGCGACGAACAGAGCGACGCGGTCAGACACTACCAACAGGTTAGCGATGGTCGGCAGTACCTCGCAGCCAACCAGCGCTTGGGCCAGATTCTTATCGAAAGCGGCCAGTTCAGCCAGGTCATGGACTGGTTCAACGGCCAGCGCACCGCAGTTCCCGACCGCAGCGAGCAGTTGTACAACATTGAAGCCGACCTCCTCAGCAGCGCCGGCTACCTCGGCGCCAGCCGCGAGGTTCTCAACCGCGGAATCGCGGCGTTCCCTGACTCGACCGCACTGCGCTACGCCCGCTCAATGGTCGGCGAGCAACAGAATGATCTCGTCCAGATGGAGGCTGACCTGCGAGCCATTTTGGCCCACGACCCCAATAACGCCACCGCGCTCAACGCCCTCGGCTATACCCTCACCAACCGCACCAACCGCCACGACGAGGCCCTGACCCTGATCAGCCGCGCTCTCGAGCTCGATCCAGAGGAACCTGCTATTCTCGACAGCATGGGCTGGGTGCTGTTTCGCAAAGGGCGAGTAGAAGAGTCGCTGAGCTATCTCACCAGGGCCTACGCTGCGTTTCCCGACCCGGAAGTTGCCGCCCACCTCGGCGAGGTACTGTGGGCGAATGGAGACAAAGAATCTGCAACTCGGGTCTGGCAGGGAGCGCTGTTAAAGGATCCAAATCACCCGGTGCTACTGGCCACGCTCGAGCGCCTCGGGGTGTCTACCACCCTGCGAACACTACCGGGCACTGAAGTCGCGCCGCAACAGTGA